One Castanea sativa cultivar Marrone di Chiusa Pesio chromosome 4, ASM4071231v1 DNA window includes the following coding sequences:
- the LOC142630861 gene encoding uncharacterized protein LOC142630861, protein MDGRGGCCIASYGANGVYDMSKMDMIMLRFRPIAPKPAAGAGSSAGSSPEKADAYVKSGGRGKRRYVKSNNSNNSSNSSGSSSSGNSGSNKRCNSNKKRKASPEVVTLPLLPETPDRKVSPARLSTPAEKKEVAAAARANLPALLSFDGKKKNNSSDHQVGFWSSDRTVVMGVGSCVIVECVTDTWTVDGQLGSTDEERRMSLERDTCPGFVSDGLGKVTWTNGAYRKMMMMDHHHDHHEVAVCLVVKEESLREIMARTLSYTSFTCRVRLVQYDTCGKERSSITLPCDVWRMDSGGFAWRLDVKAALSLGR, encoded by the coding sequence ATGGATGGGAGAGGAGGGTGTTGTATAGCGAGCTATGGTGCTAATGGGGTTTACGATATGTCCAAGATGGATATGATAATGCTAAGGTTCCGGCCAATAGCGCCGAAGCCGGCTGCCGGAGCTGGATCGTCAGCTGGTTCCTCGCCGGAGAAAGCTGACGCGTACGTGAAAAGTGGTGGCAGAGGGAAGAGGAGGTACGTGAAAAgcaataatagtaataatagcAGTAATAGTAGTGGAAGTAGTAGCAGTGGTAATAGCGGTAGTAATAAGCGGTGCAATagtaataaaaagagaaaggcTTCGCCGGAGGTGGTGACTCTGCCTTTGTTGCCGGAGACCCCTGACCGTAAGGTCTCGCCGGCGAGGCTGTCAACTCCGGCGGAGAAGAAAGAAGTAGCAGCAGCAGCGAGGGCTAACTTGCCCGCGTTGCTGAGCTTTgatgggaaaaagaaaaacaatagcAGCGACCACCAGGTGGGGTTTTGGTCATCAGATCGGACGGTGGTGATGGGGGTGGGGTCGTGTGTGATCGTGGAATGTGTGACGGACACGTGGACGGTGGATGGGCAGCTAGGGAGTACAGATGAGGAGAGGAGGATGAGTTTGGAGAGGGACACGTGTCCCGGGTTTGTATCTGATGGGTTGGGGAAGGTGACGTGGACTAATGGGGCCTAcaggaagatgatgatgatggatcATCATCATGATCATCATGAGGTGGCGGTGTGCTTGGTGGTGAAGGAAGAGAGTTTGAGAGAAATAATGGCAAGAACGCTAAGCTACACGTCGTTCACGTGCAGGGTGAGGCTGGTCCAGTACGACACGTGTGGGAAGGAGAGGAGCTCGATCACGCTGCCTTGTGATGTGTGGAGAATGGACAGTGGTGGTTTTGCATGGAGGTTGGACGTCAAGGCCGCCCTCTCTTTGGGTCGCTAA